The following proteins are co-located in the Mycolicibacterium goodii genome:
- a CDS encoding gas vesicle protein K — protein MESRARVEMDPEAVGRDLGRLVLTIVELLRQLMERQALRRVDVGDLSEETVERLGVGLMRLEEAMADLREYFGLRPEDLNIDLGPLGPLLPREPG, from the coding sequence ATGGAGTCGCGGGCACGCGTGGAGATGGATCCCGAGGCCGTGGGCCGCGATCTCGGCCGGTTGGTGCTCACGATCGTCGAACTGCTGCGCCAGTTGATGGAACGGCAGGCGCTGCGCCGGGTCGACGTCGGTGACCTGTCCGAGGAGACCGTCGAACGGTTGGGGGTCGGCCTCATGCGCCTGGAGGAGGCCATGGCGGACCTGCGCGAGTATTTCGGGCTGCGCCCCGAGGACCTCAACATCGATCTGGGGCCGCTGGGTCCACTGCTGCCGCGCGAACCCGGCTGA
- a CDS encoding patatin-like phospholipase family protein, which produces MSCVAFVLGGGGVLGAAEAGMALALLERGIRPDLVCGTSVGAINGAALAADPTPEGARALVKFWDALGQEGVFDGSILRRAAEVLRKPTSLHDNSELRRLLRQRLPAQTFEDLVVPFECVAASIERAREHWFGTGDLIEPVLASCALPGVLPPVRIGDEHFFDGGLVNSIPLDRAVQRGADTIWVLHVGRLEEELRPPRFLWEVGFTAFEISRRHRFHGDLERVGSDVAVHVLPSGLPQRTAATWSNLRYRDSRRIGRRAQLAYDATRAYLEALP; this is translated from the coding sequence ATGTCCTGCGTGGCTTTCGTACTGGGCGGTGGCGGCGTGCTCGGTGCCGCCGAGGCCGGGATGGCGCTGGCACTGCTGGAGAGAGGAATCCGGCCCGATCTGGTGTGCGGAACGTCGGTGGGCGCGATCAACGGTGCGGCGCTCGCGGCCGATCCGACCCCCGAAGGTGCGCGCGCACTGGTGAAGTTCTGGGACGCACTGGGGCAGGAGGGTGTGTTCGACGGGTCCATTCTGCGCCGCGCCGCGGAGGTCCTGCGCAAACCGACATCGCTGCACGACAATTCGGAACTTCGCCGGCTGCTGCGGCAACGGCTGCCCGCGCAGACGTTCGAAGACCTGGTGGTCCCGTTCGAGTGCGTCGCGGCCAGCATCGAGCGGGCACGCGAACACTGGTTCGGCACAGGGGATCTGATCGAGCCGGTGCTGGCGTCGTGTGCGCTGCCCGGTGTGTTGCCGCCGGTGCGGATCGGCGACGAGCACTTCTTCGATGGCGGCCTGGTCAACAGCATTCCGTTGGACCGGGCCGTGCAGCGGGGCGCGGACACGATATGGGTGTTGCATGTCGGGCGCCTGGAAGAGGAACTCAGACCTCCGCGCTTTCTGTGGGAGGTCGGCTTCACGGCCTTCGAGATCTCCCGTCGGCACCGGTTCCACGGTGACCTCGAGCGCGTCGGGTCCGATGTCGCCGTGCACGTGCTGCCGTCCGGGTTGCCGCAACGGACCGCCGCGACGTGGTCGAATCTGCGGTACCGCGACAGCCGCCGGATCGGGCGGCGCGCGCAGCTGGCCTACGACGCCACCCGCGCTTATCTCGAGGCGCTGCCATGA
- a CDS encoding lysophospholipid acyltransferase family protein, whose protein sequence is MTLLRRAVTVPVVTVLMLCVLLYAPPLMALAVVADLVLRSSRPTRTVAAVVAYAALELRALARLLRGDQDGDRFMRDFVGMIYTVARRVLDVEVLLDTDAIEPDAVPRGEPVLVLSRHCGPGDSLLVTWLLTFHYRLRTRIVLKGLLRCEPVLDLAGDLGHPDGSLCFLSRRGKRARAQIRELAASLGAGDALLLFPEGGNFTWARWREAIGRLRASGRLREARRAWRQSYTLPPRTGGAAAALAGAPQANVLVVTHSGFSADGRARPWWRLPVHRRLVVHVTLVSAAELPPREELGAWLRDVWSAVDAWVAEHIKSAAVTPVPSHAHKAPQESYL, encoded by the coding sequence ATGACCCTGCTGCGGCGCGCGGTCACGGTGCCTGTGGTCACCGTGCTCATGCTGTGCGTGCTGCTGTACGCGCCGCCGCTGATGGCCCTGGCCGTCGTGGCGGACCTGGTGCTGCGGTCGAGCAGGCCGACCCGGACCGTCGCCGCCGTCGTCGCGTATGCGGCGCTGGAACTTCGGGCCCTGGCGCGGTTGCTGCGCGGCGATCAGGACGGTGATCGGTTCATGCGGGACTTCGTCGGGATGATCTACACCGTCGCGCGCCGGGTCCTCGACGTGGAGGTGCTGCTGGACACCGACGCCATCGAGCCCGATGCGGTTCCTCGGGGCGAGCCGGTGCTCGTGTTGTCGCGGCATTGCGGGCCGGGGGACAGCCTGCTGGTGACGTGGCTGCTGACGTTCCACTACCGGTTGCGTACGCGGATCGTGCTCAAGGGTCTGCTGCGGTGTGAACCGGTGCTCGACCTCGCCGGTGACCTCGGACATCCGGATGGCAGCCTGTGCTTCCTGAGCCGGCGCGGCAAGCGGGCGCGGGCGCAGATCCGGGAACTGGCGGCGTCGCTCGGCGCCGGCGACGCGTTGCTGCTGTTCCCCGAGGGCGGCAACTTCACGTGGGCGCGCTGGCGTGAGGCGATCGGCCGGCTGCGTGCTTCGGGCCGGTTGCGTGAGGCGCGCCGGGCCTGGCGGCAGTCGTACACGTTGCCGCCGCGCACCGGCGGTGCGGCCGCGGCGTTGGCGGGCGCCCCGCAGGCCAATGTGCTGGTGGTGACCCACAGTGGATTCAGCGCCGACGGGCGGGCGCGGCCCTGGTGGCGATTGCCCGTGCACCGCAGACTGGTCGTCCACGTGACGCTGGTGTCCGCCGCGGAGCTGCCGCCGCGCGAGGAGCTCGGTGCGTGGTTGCGGGACGTCTGGAGCGCTGTGGACGCCTGGGTGGCCGAACACATCAAGTCCGCGGCCGTGACACCCGTCCCGTCACATGCGCACAAAGCGCCACAAGAATCCTATCTGTAA
- a CDS encoding YdcF family protein, with protein MGPRDVITTVGNGRRRLTGAIGAIVILVALLGGGLAPQAPVAAAAPPVAAKDFTKPAIVILGYGLKPDGTMRQILYHRTLTGLVIAQAFPQSPIIVTGGNPQRGVTEAAAMRNLLLMLGFPANRIIVEDRANSTVQNAQFSVPLAKKAGTTGIILVTSSTHQGRADKNFADAGGDILATVSFPDGNPTVNIAQFVRDVLSPLTPIG; from the coding sequence ATGGGACCACGGGATGTCATCACCACGGTCGGGAACGGCAGGCGGCGTCTGACCGGGGCCATCGGGGCCATCGTCATCCTGGTGGCCCTGCTGGGCGGCGGACTGGCACCGCAGGCGCCGGTCGCCGCTGCCGCGCCGCCGGTGGCCGCCAAGGATTTCACCAAGCCGGCCATCGTCATCCTCGGCTACGGCCTCAAACCCGACGGCACGATGCGCCAGATCCTCTACCACCGCACACTGACCGGTCTGGTGATCGCGCAGGCGTTCCCGCAGTCGCCGATCATCGTGACCGGCGGCAACCCGCAGCGCGGCGTGACCGAAGCCGCGGCGATGCGGAATCTGCTTCTCATGCTTGGCTTCCCGGCGAACCGGATCATCGTCGAGGACCGCGCCAACAGCACGGTGCAGAACGCGCAGTTCTCGGTGCCGCTGGCCAAGAAGGCAGGCACCACGGGCATCATCCTGGTCACCTCGTCGACGCATCAGGGGCGCGCCGACAAGAACTTCGCCGACGCAGGCGGCGACATCCTGGCCACGGTCAGCTTCCCGGACGGCAACCCGACGGTGAACATCGCGCAGTTCGTCCGCGACGTGCTGAGCCCGTTGACGCCCATAGGTTGA
- the car gene encoding carboxylic acid reductase, with the protein MTSDVHDASRDGTDQDEQSARRIAELYATDREFAAATPLPEVYDAAHKPGLRLAEIVQTLYTGYGDRPALGYRARELTVDPDTGRTVARLLPRFDTVSYSQVWSRVQAVATALRHNFTQPIYPGDAIATIGFASPDYLTLDLVCAYLGLVTVPLQHNAPVSRLAPILAEVEPRILAVSAEYLDLAIESIKDVTSVTQLVVFDHLPGVDDHRDGLARARRQLEGTAIAVTTLDEIAEQGAQLAVEPIYTADTDQRLAMILYTSGSTGAPKGAMYTEAMVSKLWSMSFITGDPIPVINVNFMPLNHLGGRIPISTAAQNGGTSYFVPESDMSTLLDDLALVRPTELALVPRVADMLHQQYLATVDRLVAEGSDEATADKQARDELRDQVLGGRVVNGFVSTAPLAAEMKTFLDVTLGAHIVDGYGLTETGPVTRDGVVVRPPVVDYKLIDVPELGYFGTDKPYPRGELIVRSEALTPGYYKRPEVTAGVFDADGYYHTGDVMAEIAPDHLVYVDRRNNVLKLAQGEFVAVANLESIYSSAPLIRQIFVYGNSERSSLLAVVVPTPDALEQYDRTGLKTALADSLQRTAREAELQSYEVPADFIIETEPFSAANGLLSGVGKLLRPNLKQHYGQRLEQMYADIAAAQADQLRDLRRAAATQPVIDTLTQAAATILGAGQEVSPQAHFTDLGGDSLSALTLSNLLGDFFGFEVPVGTIVNPATNLAQLAENIEAQRAAGNRRPTFASVHAADATEIRATELTLDKFIDAETLSAAPNLPKATAEPRTVLLTGANGWLGRFVALEWLQRLAPVGGTLIAIVRGSDDAAARARLAESYDTDPELSRRFAELAEHLQVFAGDIAEPNLGLAPDLWRRLAAEVDLVAHPGALVNHVLPYRQLFGPNVVGTAEVIKLAITERIKPVTYLSTVSVAVGIPNFEEDGDIRTVSPVRPLDGGYANGYGNSKWAGEVLLREAHDLCGLPVATLRSDMILAHPRYSGQLNVPDMFTRLLLSLLITGVAPRSFYLADGRGERPRAHYDALPVDFVAESVVTLGAQQREGYVSYDVMNPHDDGISLDVLVDWLIQNGNPIERVDEHADWVRRFETALTALPEKRRAQTVLPLMDAFRAPQVPLRGAPEPTEVFHDAVRAAKVGQGDIPHLDAALLDKYVRDLRGLGLI; encoded by the coding sequence ATGACGAGCGATGTTCACGACGCCTCACGCGACGGCACCGATCAAGACGAGCAGTCGGCCCGCCGCATCGCCGAACTCTATGCCACAGACCGCGAGTTCGCCGCGGCCACACCGCTGCCCGAGGTGTACGACGCGGCGCACAAACCCGGCCTGCGGCTCGCCGAGATCGTGCAGACCCTCTACACCGGCTACGGTGACCGTCCGGCGCTGGGATACCGCGCCCGCGAACTGACCGTCGACCCCGACACCGGCCGCACCGTCGCGCGCCTGCTGCCGCGGTTCGACACCGTCAGCTACTCGCAGGTCTGGTCGCGCGTGCAGGCCGTCGCGACGGCCCTGCGGCACAACTTCACCCAGCCGATCTATCCCGGCGACGCCATCGCGACCATCGGGTTCGCCAGCCCCGACTACCTGACGCTCGACCTGGTGTGCGCCTACCTGGGACTGGTCACCGTGCCGCTGCAGCACAACGCGCCGGTCAGCCGCCTGGCCCCGATCCTCGCCGAGGTCGAGCCGCGCATTCTCGCCGTCAGCGCCGAATACCTCGATCTGGCAATCGAATCCATCAAAGACGTCACGTCGGTCACCCAGCTCGTGGTGTTCGACCACCTCCCCGGCGTCGACGACCACCGCGACGGTCTGGCCCGCGCGCGCCGACAACTCGAGGGCACGGCGATCGCCGTCACCACCCTCGACGAGATCGCCGAGCAGGGGGCGCAACTCGCGGTCGAGCCGATCTACACCGCCGACACCGATCAGCGGCTCGCGATGATCCTGTACACCTCCGGGTCCACCGGGGCACCCAAGGGCGCGATGTACACCGAGGCGATGGTGTCGAAACTGTGGTCGATGTCGTTCATCACCGGCGACCCCATACCCGTGATCAACGTCAACTTCATGCCGCTCAACCACCTCGGCGGCCGGATCCCGATCTCGACGGCCGCGCAGAACGGCGGCACCAGCTACTTCGTACCGGAATCCGACATGTCCACGCTGCTCGACGATCTGGCGCTGGTGCGCCCGACGGAGTTGGCCCTGGTGCCGCGGGTCGCCGACATGCTGCATCAGCAGTACCTGGCGACCGTGGACCGACTGGTCGCCGAGGGCAGCGACGAGGCGACCGCCGACAAGCAGGCCCGCGACGAACTGCGCGACCAGGTTCTCGGCGGACGCGTGGTCAACGGGTTCGTCAGCACCGCCCCGCTGGCCGCCGAGATGAAAACCTTCCTCGACGTCACCCTGGGAGCCCACATCGTCGACGGCTACGGGCTCACCGAGACCGGTCCGGTGACGCGCGACGGTGTGGTGGTACGGCCGCCCGTGGTCGACTACAAGCTCATCGACGTTCCCGAACTCGGCTACTTCGGCACCGACAAGCCTTATCCGCGTGGCGAACTCATCGTCAGGTCGGAGGCGTTGACGCCGGGGTACTACAAGCGTCCCGAGGTCACCGCAGGCGTGTTCGACGCCGACGGGTACTACCACACCGGTGACGTCATGGCCGAGATCGCACCCGATCACCTGGTGTACGTGGACCGGCGCAACAACGTCCTCAAGCTCGCGCAGGGCGAGTTCGTGGCGGTGGCGAACCTGGAGAGCATCTACTCCAGCGCGCCGCTGATTCGGCAGATCTTCGTGTACGGCAACAGCGAGCGCAGTTCCCTGCTGGCCGTGGTGGTTCCGACCCCCGACGCGCTCGAGCAGTACGACCGCACCGGGCTGAAGACCGCGCTGGCCGACTCCCTGCAGCGCACCGCGCGCGAGGCCGAACTGCAGTCCTACGAGGTGCCCGCCGATTTCATCATCGAGACCGAACCGTTCAGCGCCGCCAACGGGTTGCTGTCCGGTGTCGGAAAGCTGTTGCGGCCCAACCTGAAACAGCACTACGGGCAGCGCCTGGAGCAGATGTACGCCGACATCGCGGCCGCCCAGGCCGACCAGTTGCGTGACCTGCGGCGCGCGGCGGCGACCCAACCGGTGATCGACACCCTCACCCAGGCCGCGGCCACCATCCTGGGCGCCGGACAGGAGGTGTCACCGCAGGCCCACTTCACCGACCTGGGCGGCGATTCCCTCTCGGCGCTGACACTGTCGAACCTGCTCGGCGACTTCTTCGGATTCGAGGTCCCGGTCGGCACCATCGTGAACCCGGCGACCAACCTCGCCCAGCTGGCCGAGAACATCGAGGCACAGCGCGCCGCGGGCAACCGCAGGCCGACCTTCGCGAGCGTGCACGCCGCCGACGCGACCGAGATCCGGGCCACCGAGCTGACCCTGGACAAGTTCATCGACGCCGAAACACTCTCCGCCGCACCGAATCTGCCCAAGGCCACCGCCGAGCCGCGGACCGTGCTGCTCACCGGCGCCAACGGCTGGCTGGGCCGGTTCGTGGCGCTGGAGTGGCTGCAACGGCTGGCACCGGTCGGCGGCACCCTGATCGCGATCGTGCGGGGCAGCGACGACGCGGCAGCGCGCGCCCGGCTCGCCGAGTCGTATGACACCGACCCCGAGTTGTCGCGCCGGTTCGCCGAACTGGCCGAGCACCTGCAGGTGTTCGCCGGCGACATCGCTGAACCGAATCTCGGTCTCGCACCGGATCTCTGGCGCCGGCTGGCCGCCGAGGTGGACCTCGTCGCGCATCCGGGCGCGCTGGTCAACCACGTGCTGCCCTACCGGCAGCTGTTCGGCCCCAACGTCGTCGGCACCGCCGAGGTGATCAAACTGGCCATCACCGAGCGGATCAAGCCGGTCACCTACCTGTCGACCGTGTCGGTGGCGGTCGGCATCCCGAATTTCGAAGAGGACGGCGACATCCGCACCGTCAGCCCCGTGCGCCCCCTCGACGGCGGGTACGCCAACGGTTACGGCAACAGCAAATGGGCCGGTGAGGTGCTGCTGCGGGAGGCCCATGACCTGTGCGGCCTGCCGGTGGCGACGTTGCGTTCCGACATGATCCTGGCGCATCCGCGCTACAGCGGTCAGCTCAACGTGCCCGACATGTTCACGCGGCTCTTGCTGAGCCTGCTGATCACCGGCGTCGCACCGCGGTCGTTCTACCTGGCCGACGGTCGGGGTGAGCGCCCGCGGGCGCATTACGACGCGCTGCCCGTCGACTTCGTCGCCGAGTCGGTCGTCACGCTGGGCGCGCAGCAGCGCGAGGGCTACGTGTCCTACGACGTGATGAACCCGCACGACGACGGGATCTCGCTGGACGTGTTGGTGGACTGGCTGATCCAGAACGGAAACCCGATCGAGCGGGTCGACGAGCACGCCGACTGGGTGCGCCGGTTCGAGACCGCGCTCACCGCGCTGCCCGAGAAGCGCCGTGCCCAGACCGTGCTGCCGCTGATGGACGCGTTCCGCGCGCCGCAGGTGCCGCTGCGCGGCGCGCCCGAGCCCACCGAGGTGTTCCACGACGCGGTGCGGGCGGCGAAGGTCGGCCAGGGCGACATCCCGCACCTCGATGCGGCACTGCTCGACAAGTACGTGCGCGATCTGCGCGGGCTGGGACTGATCTGA
- a CDS encoding DUF2834 domain-containing protein, whose amino-acid sequence MVSLIVHAVLGIVVVALVVRLNPQIFSRPPGPRFSALEATFYAVGLASIPLCWYFNSQFVAQYAVPGGNPIWGPGSWAEFIALGYTNPAASSASADYTIANVILLPLFTIADGLRRGIRHPWLFFVSSLFTSFAFAFAFYFATVERQHRHQRAGIAVGGLPGDQLGTR is encoded by the coding sequence ATGGTGTCGCTCATCGTTCACGCAGTGCTTGGCATCGTCGTCGTCGCGCTGGTGGTCCGGCTGAACCCGCAGATCTTCTCCCGCCCCCCAGGCCCGCGCTTCTCGGCGCTCGAGGCGACGTTCTACGCCGTCGGCCTGGCCTCGATCCCGTTGTGCTGGTACTTCAATTCGCAGTTCGTGGCGCAGTACGCCGTGCCCGGCGGCAACCCGATCTGGGGTCCGGGCAGCTGGGCGGAGTTCATCGCGCTCGGGTACACGAACCCGGCCGCGAGCTCGGCGAGCGCGGACTACACCATCGCGAATGTGATTCTGCTGCCCCTGTTCACCATCGCCGACGGCCTGCGCCGGGGCATCCGGCATCCGTGGCTGTTCTTCGTCAGCAGCCTGTTCACCAGTTTCGCGTTCGCATTCGCGTTCTATTTCGCGACCGTGGAACGCCAGCACCGCCACCAGCGCGCCGGGATCGCCGTCGGCGGCCTTCCTGGGGATCAGCTGGGAACCCGCTGA
- a CDS encoding TetR/AcrR family transcriptional regulator — MARQAQTARSERTRAALRQAALVRFLAQGVEDTSAEQIAADAGVSLRTFYRHFNSKHDLLFADYDSGLRWFRAALAERPEGESILDSVQSAILAFPFDVDAVPKIAAMRANELDPGRIVRHIRQVESDFAEAVADHLTRRAPTGPCGDDRLRIAVTARCVAAAVFGAMDIWMTGDDEDRSLPELARLCRTALESLRAGLV; from the coding sequence ATGGCCAGGCAGGCGCAGACCGCGCGCAGCGAACGCACCAGGGCCGCGCTGCGCCAGGCCGCCCTGGTGCGGTTCCTGGCCCAGGGCGTCGAGGACACGTCGGCCGAGCAGATCGCCGCCGACGCCGGGGTGTCCCTGCGCACCTTCTACCGCCATTTCAACTCCAAGCACGATCTGCTGTTCGCCGATTACGACTCGGGCCTGCGGTGGTTCCGCGCGGCCCTGGCCGAGCGGCCCGAGGGGGAGTCGATCCTGGACTCGGTGCAGTCGGCGATTCTGGCGTTTCCCTTCGACGTCGACGCCGTTCCCAAGATCGCGGCGATGCGTGCCAACGAACTCGACCCGGGCCGCATCGTGCGTCACATCCGCCAGGTGGAGAGCGACTTCGCCGAGGCCGTCGCCGACCACCTGACGCGGCGCGCGCCCACCGGCCCCTGCGGTGACGACCGGCTGCGGATCGCGGTGACCGCACGCTGTGTGGCGGCCGCGGTGTTCGGCGCCATGGACATCTGGATGACCGGCGACGACGAGGATCGGTCGCTGCCCGAACTGGCGCGGCTGTGCCGCACGGCGTTGGAGTCGCTGCGGGCGGGTCTCGTCTGA
- a CDS encoding phytoene desaturase family protein has translation MADYDAIVIGAGHNGLTAAALLQRAGLRTVCLEAKRYAGGMASTVELFDGYRFEIAGSLQFPTSAVVSRELGLDELPTIDLEVMSVSLRGVGDPPVIYYADPMKMLTHLGEVHGADAVTGMAGLMAWSQAPTHALGRFDAGRPPRTLDEMYACATTESERHAIDDLLFGSVTGVLDRHLPDRDKHGALRGMLAFLAVNTTYRGPETPGSAAALAFGLAVPDENAVLMKKLAGGIGALTEHLRNLFAAHGGELRLRSAVEEIRTADGRVTGVRLADGSTVEAPVVVSAVAPDLTITKLVAAEALPAEVRERFGHVDHRGSYLQMHFALDGAPTFAAPYELLNDPEMQAAIGMFSTPEELQQQWQDCRRGVVPADPAVALQIPSAHDPSLAPPGKHAASAFSLWFPIENSSEHPEKSYGRLKAEMGQRVIDKITRLAPDFADRIIRHTTFTPRHMGTMFGAPGGDYCHGLVHPEQMGPNRPGPKGYANRPIPLRGLYLGSAGCHGGPGITFIPGYNAAKAALAEI, from the coding sequence ATGGCGGACTACGACGCGATCGTCATCGGCGCGGGCCACAACGGACTGACCGCTGCCGCGCTGCTGCAACGCGCAGGCCTGCGCACGGTGTGTCTGGAGGCCAAGCGGTACGCCGGCGGAATGGCCTCCACCGTCGAACTGTTCGACGGCTACCGCTTCGAGATCGCCGGGTCGCTGCAGTTCCCCACCTCGGCCGTGGTGAGCCGCGAACTCGGCCTCGACGAGCTGCCCACCATCGACCTCGAGGTGATGTCGGTGTCGCTGCGCGGCGTCGGCGACCCACCGGTGATCTACTACGCGGACCCGATGAAGATGCTGACCCATCTCGGCGAGGTGCACGGCGCCGACGCGGTGACCGGCATGGCCGGGTTGATGGCGTGGAGTCAGGCGCCCACACACGCGCTGGGCCGGTTCGACGCCGGCCGCCCACCCCGCACGCTCGACGAGATGTACGCCTGCGCCACAACCGAATCCGAGCGCCACGCGATCGACGACCTGCTGTTCGGCTCGGTCACCGGGGTGCTGGATCGTCATCTGCCCGACCGCGACAAGCACGGCGCGCTGCGCGGCATGCTGGCCTTCCTCGCGGTCAACACCACCTACCGCGGCCCAGAAACCCCGGGCAGCGCGGCGGCCCTCGCGTTCGGTCTGGCGGTGCCCGACGAGAACGCGGTGCTGATGAAGAAACTCGCGGGCGGCATCGGGGCCCTCACCGAACACCTGCGCAACCTGTTCGCCGCCCACGGTGGTGAACTGCGGTTGCGCAGCGCGGTCGAGGAGATCCGCACCGCGGACGGCCGCGTGACCGGCGTGCGACTCGCCGACGGTTCGACCGTCGAAGCGCCGGTCGTGGTGTCCGCCGTCGCGCCCGATCTGACCATCACCAAACTCGTTGCCGCCGAAGCGTTGCCGGCCGAGGTGCGCGAGCGGTTCGGCCACGTCGACCACCGCGGCAGCTATCTGCAGATGCATTTCGCGCTGGACGGCGCACCGACGTTCGCCGCGCCCTACGAACTGCTCAACGATCCGGAAATGCAGGCGGCCATCGGCATGTTCAGCACACCGGAGGAACTTCAGCAGCAGTGGCAGGACTGCAGGCGCGGTGTCGTGCCCGCCGATCCCGCCGTCGCGTTGCAGATCCCTTCGGCGCACGACCCGAGCCTGGCGCCACCGGGTAAGCATGCGGCGTCGGCGTTCTCGTTGTGGTTCCCGATCGAGAACTCCTCGGAGCATCCAGAGAAGAGCTACGGCCGACTCAAGGCCGAGATGGGGCAGCGGGTGATCGACAAGATCACCCGACTGGCACCGGATTTCGCCGACCGCATCATCCGGCACACCACGTTCACCCCGCGGCACATGGGCACGATGTTCGGCGCGCCCGGTGGCGACTACTGCCACGGCCTGGTGCACCCCGAGCAGATGGGCCCCAACCGTCCCGGGCCGAAAGGGTACGCAAACCGGCCCATCCCGCTGCGGGGGCTGTATCTGGGCAGCGCGGGCTGCCACGGCGGGCCGGGCATCACCTTCATCCCCGGCTACAACGCCGCGAAGGCCGCACTGGCCGAGATCTAG
- a CDS encoding UBP-type zinc finger domain-containing protein encodes MRKPIDPKAPPSGTGCTECEAVGGWWVHLRRCAKCGHIGCCDDSLGRHAAAHWRETKHPIIRSFEPGEDWFWNYAENAYADGPELAPPQHHPQDQPVPGPRGRVPADWAAQLRAR; translated from the coding sequence ATGCGCAAGCCCATCGATCCGAAGGCCCCGCCGTCGGGGACCGGCTGCACCGAATGTGAAGCGGTCGGCGGATGGTGGGTGCATCTGCGCCGCTGCGCGAAGTGCGGGCACATCGGGTGTTGTGACGATTCGCTGGGCAGGCACGCCGCGGCGCACTGGCGCGAGACCAAGCACCCGATCATCCGTTCGTTCGAACCGGGCGAGGACTGGTTCTGGAACTACGCCGAGAACGCGTACGCCGACGGACCGGAGTTGGCTCCCCCGCAGCATCATCCGCAGGACCAACCGGTGCCCGGCCCGCGCGGTCGCGTGCCCGCCGACTGGGCCGCGCAGCTGCGCGCCCGCTAG